The following proteins are co-located in the Desulfurococcus amylolyticus Z-533 genome:
- a CDS encoding acetamidase/formamidase family protein, giving the protein MDYLTRLVVIDESHVFYEFNPGLEPVARVKPGDLVVFKTLDALGGQVKSEEDTIEKIDFTRVNPATGPLYVEDTGPGDVLVVDVLSLEVSGRGVIVTAPGEGVLGERVDKAKTRVCMVNGDYVEFKSLKLPAWRMIGVIGVASDEKPSTGIPGRHGGNLDTKYITAGSRVYLPVFHEGGLLGIGDLHASMGHGEICVSACEVSGSVLVRVGVVKNTSLPWPIVDYGGSLYILVSMDSINDALREAARVAVETLSRALRIDWIDAYMLASLGVDVGVSQLVDPRKTAWARIPKHIVQPDTLLKALSEIRPE; this is encoded by the coding sequence GTGGATTACTTGACTAGGCTTGTAGTTATTGATGAATCACATGTATTCTACGAGTTTAATCCAGGGCTGGAACCAGTTGCACGGGTTAAGCCAGGCGACCTAGTTGTCTTCAAAACCCTCGACGCCCTCGGGGGGCAAGTTAAGAGCGAGGAGGACACTATTGAGAAAATAGACTTCACAAGGGTAAACCCTGCAACAGGCCCTCTCTACGTTGAGGATACTGGTCCAGGTGATGTGCTCGTAGTTGATGTCTTATCTCTCGAGGTATCTGGGAGGGGAGTAATTGTAACAGCGCCCGGTGAAGGGGTTCTCGGTGAGAGAGTTGACAAGGCAAAGACAAGGGTCTGCATGGTTAACGGTGACTACGTGGAGTTCAAGAGTTTGAAGCTGCCTGCATGGAGGATGATCGGTGTTATAGGCGTGGCCAGTGATGAGAAGCCTTCAACAGGGATTCCAGGGAGGCACGGCGGGAACCTTGATACAAAGTATATTACAGCTGGGTCAAGGGTCTACCTCCCGGTTTTTCACGAAGGAGGCTTGCTGGGCATCGGGGATCTCCACGCGTCAATGGGACACGGCGAGATCTGTGTTTCAGCATGTGAGGTATCGGGCTCGGTCCTTGTGAGAGTGGGTGTAGTGAAGAATACTTCCCTTCCATGGCCTATTGTAGACTACGGTGGCTCACTCTACATACTTGTATCCATGGACAGTATCAATGATGCATTAAGGGAGGCGGCTAGAGTAGCTGTGGAAACCTTATCAAGGGCTCTAAGAATAGACTGGATTGACGCATACATGCTTGCAAGCCTTGGAGTAGACGTTGGTGTGAGTCAACTAGTGGATCCGAGGAAAACAGCTTGGGCCAGGATACCCAAGCATATTGTTCAACCCGATACCCTGCTCAAGGCTCTCTCAGAGATACGCCCTGAATAA
- a CDS encoding sulfide-dependent adenosine diphosphate thiazole synthase yields MSLESHITRVIWEEASRDWVELSSCDVVVVGAGPSGLTAAKYLAEKGLKTLVLERRLSFGGGIGGGGMLLHKTVVDERGLGILRDFNIRYKPSSIKGLYVVDTAELTAKLAAGALDAGAKIIPGISVEDVIVRYNPFRVQGVVVEWSAVQLSGLHVDPLFIESKAVIDATGHDAEVLRILEKKNPESKVKIPGEKSAYSEKADVDVVEYTGRVIPGLYATGMAVAAVHGLNRMGPIFTGMLLSGRKVAEAVIRDLESAPK; encoded by the coding sequence ATGAGCCTTGAATCCCATATAACCCGAGTCATATGGGAGGAAGCCTCAAGGGACTGGGTGGAGCTAAGCAGTTGCGATGTAGTAGTAGTAGGGGCAGGACCCTCAGGTCTTACAGCCGCTAAGTATCTGGCTGAGAAAGGATTGAAGACCCTCGTACTAGAGAGGAGGCTTAGCTTCGGTGGGGGAATAGGCGGCGGAGGAATGCTCCTCCACAAGACCGTAGTCGATGAAAGAGGATTAGGGATTCTCAGGGACTTCAATATAAGGTATAAGCCTTCAAGCATCAAGGGGCTATACGTGGTGGACACAGCAGAGTTAACAGCTAAGCTAGCCGCTGGAGCCCTTGATGCTGGAGCGAAGATCATACCAGGAATATCAGTAGAAGACGTCATTGTGAGATATAACCCGTTCAGGGTACAGGGAGTAGTAGTAGAGTGGAGCGCCGTCCAGTTATCAGGACTGCATGTAGACCCATTATTCATAGAGTCAAAAGCAGTCATAGATGCAACAGGCCACGACGCCGAGGTGTTGAGGATACTCGAGAAGAAGAACCCTGAGTCCAAGGTCAAGATACCCGGAGAGAAATCAGCATACAGCGAGAAAGCAGATGTAGACGTCGTAGAGTACACGGGGAGAGTGATCCCAGGCCTCTATGCTACTGGAATGGCGGTCGCAGCAGTACACGGCTTAAACAGGATGGGGCCAATATTCACAGGCATGCTACTCTCAGGGAGAAAAGTAGCCGAGGCAGTAATAAGAGACCTGGAATCAGCACCTAAGTAG
- a CDS encoding bifunctional hydroxymethylpyrimidine kinase/phosphomethylpyrimidine kinase: protein MEETHLKPIPVALTIAGSDSGGGAGIEADLKTFTALGVHGAVAVTSVTAQNTVAVTAIHDIPPEIVYKQIEAVAEDMGVDAAKTGMLSNSGIIEVVARAVNRYGFPLVVDPVMIAKTGARLLREDAVRALVEKLLPLAKVATPNKPEAEVLAGMEIRSLEDAKRAARVIAVETGVEAVVVKGGHMEGEESIDVLYWRGGYREYRASRVSQPCNHGGGCSFSAAIAAELAKGLEIPEAVKLAKEFISTAISYGYSVGKGYCPVNPAAWLAIPAEKYWAIMDVEEAVELVLENRDVFKHLVPEVGMNIARIINPLYARGIKDVVAVAGRIVRYMGTVKQVGPVKLGASSHLARALLEAVKHNPELRAVVNVAYSREFIEKAARKGYRVVYIDRTREPAEVKQKEGASIPWIIREAFSIDSKADIVYDTGDIGKEAMIRVFAGTAVHAVMKILDVAS from the coding sequence ATGGAGGAGACACACTTGAAACCCATTCCGGTCGCGTTAACCATAGCTGGAAGCGATTCAGGCGGCGGAGCAGGGATAGAGGCGGATCTCAAGACATTCACAGCTCTAGGCGTTCACGGTGCTGTAGCAGTCACCAGTGTAACAGCGCAGAACACAGTGGCTGTCACGGCTATCCATGATATTCCGCCTGAGATCGTTTATAAGCAAATAGAAGCCGTGGCTGAGGACATGGGGGTTGATGCTGCCAAGACAGGTATGCTGAGTAATAGCGGGATCATAGAGGTCGTGGCTAGAGCGGTGAATAGATATGGGTTCCCACTCGTAGTAGATCCAGTCATGATAGCTAAAACCGGGGCCAGGCTCCTCAGAGAGGATGCTGTTAGAGCACTCGTCGAGAAGCTACTTCCCCTGGCTAAAGTAGCCACCCCGAATAAGCCTGAGGCAGAGGTGTTGGCGGGCATGGAGATAAGGAGCCTTGAGGATGCTAAGAGGGCTGCTAGGGTAATAGCTGTTGAAACAGGTGTCGAGGCGGTTGTGGTGAAAGGCGGGCATATGGAGGGTGAGGAGTCAATAGATGTCCTCTACTGGCGCGGCGGGTATAGGGAGTACAGGGCTTCAAGGGTGAGCCAGCCCTGTAACCATGGAGGTGGATGCAGCTTCTCAGCGGCTATAGCCGCTGAGCTGGCCAAGGGACTCGAGATCCCTGAGGCAGTGAAGTTGGCCAAGGAATTCATATCCACGGCTATAAGCTACGGGTATAGTGTGGGGAAGGGATATTGTCCAGTGAACCCTGCAGCATGGCTCGCTATACCTGCTGAAAAATACTGGGCTATAATGGATGTAGAGGAAGCCGTTGAACTAGTCCTAGAGAACAGGGATGTATTCAAGCATCTGGTCCCCGAGGTAGGGATGAATATAGCTAGGATCATAAACCCCCTGTACGCCAGGGGAATAAAAGACGTTGTAGCAGTGGCAGGTAGGATAGTACGGTACATGGGCACGGTGAAGCAGGTGGGCCCCGTGAAGCTGGGGGCGTCGAGCCACCTGGCAAGAGCTCTCCTAGAGGCAGTGAAGCACAACCCAGAGTTAAGGGCAGTAGTTAACGTAGCCTACAGTAGGGAGTTCATTGAGAAAGCAGCTAGGAAAGGATACAGGGTAGTCTACATAGATAGAACACGTGAACCGGCAGAAGTAAAGCAGAAAGAGGGTGCGTCAATACCATGGATAATAAGGGAGGCATTCTCGATAGACAGCAAGGCAGACATAGTCTACGATACAGGAGATATTGGTAAAGAAGCAATGATCAGGGTATTTGCGGGAACAGCAGTACACGCAGTAATGAAAATACTAGACGTAGCGAGCTGA
- a CDS encoding molybdopterin biosynthesis protein — translation MSRKIFHTLLSTREAVEEVVKRVKPAPKGVEEVGLEEALWRILAEDIYAPVDHPPFDRSEVDGYAVRSIDIEWSDELSPVELRVAGSVRVDEEPGIACRPGEAIEVATGAMVPMDCDSIVMEEYTERTGEVIKVYRSTSPGENISTAGSDVSAGDLVLLKGTRLSHEHIALLAGLGVRRIPVYVKPRAAVYSTGDEVVEPGEPLSAGKVYDVNGYLVTSYLKELGVDAVFRGRLPDDYEILRNTIESDLGSYDMVFTSGGTSAGIRDLVYRVFEELGEVVVHGLKTKPGKPTVIAVSGGRLLVGLPGFPLSCYMILRGVVKPIVSLMTGLREDERIVEATLPVRVRKQVGKTWLIPVSLVGGANGYSAYPVSFSSGSIASLIYSDGYIELPEDLDTAEAGSRVRVYLFRDPPSPGRLNIIGSNDPLLMELLRATGLAYSSRVLNTGSLAGWHAVARGEADIAPTHLLDEETLVYNIPFLKKFNLEGKAVLIRGFDRLIGIVTAPGNPKKIEGIEDFLRSDVRIVNRVRGSGIRTYLDHHLKKILDEKGVPFTRVRELVKGYTYEVKTHTAVALAVRQGRADAGIAVGYVAELFNLGFKPLTWEEYDLLVPVEKMGKPGVRRLIDALVNKEIIEPLLQGKYGKYYRIPVNAGKPKHNR, via the coding sequence TTGTCTAGGAAGATCTTCCACACGCTTCTCTCGACAAGGGAAGCAGTTGAGGAAGTTGTGAAACGGGTGAAGCCAGCCCCGAAAGGAGTAGAGGAGGTTGGTTTAGAGGAAGCCCTCTGGAGGATACTAGCAGAAGACATATATGCACCAGTTGACCACCCACCCTTCGATAGGAGTGAGGTGGATGGTTACGCTGTGAGAAGCATTGACATCGAGTGGAGTGATGAATTATCCCCGGTTGAACTCAGGGTGGCTGGCTCAGTAAGAGTTGATGAGGAACCCGGTATCGCATGTAGGCCTGGTGAAGCAATTGAAGTTGCTACTGGAGCCATGGTACCAATGGACTGCGACTCCATTGTAATGGAGGAGTATACTGAGAGAACCGGTGAAGTAATCAAGGTTTACAGGAGTACGAGTCCCGGTGAAAACATCTCGACTGCTGGCAGTGATGTATCAGCTGGAGACCTAGTCCTCCTCAAGGGTACTAGGCTCAGTCACGAACATATAGCTTTACTAGCTGGCCTGGGGGTTAGAAGGATCCCCGTGTATGTGAAGCCCAGGGCTGCAGTATACTCGACCGGCGACGAGGTCGTGGAGCCAGGTGAACCGCTGAGTGCTGGCAAGGTATATGATGTAAACGGCTACCTTGTAACAAGCTATCTCAAGGAGCTCGGGGTTGACGCTGTATTCAGGGGCCGTCTTCCCGATGACTATGAGATTCTGAGGAACACTATAGAAAGCGATCTCGGAAGCTATGACATGGTTTTCACTAGTGGAGGTACAAGCGCTGGGATCAGGGATCTCGTATACAGGGTGTTCGAGGAGCTGGGCGAGGTAGTGGTGCATGGTTTGAAGACCAAGCCGGGTAAGCCAACGGTTATAGCTGTATCCGGTGGTAGACTTCTCGTAGGTCTCCCAGGCTTCCCCTTATCATGCTACATGATACTGAGGGGTGTTGTGAAGCCCATTGTCTCGCTTATGACTGGCCTCAGAGAGGATGAGAGGATAGTGGAGGCTACTCTACCGGTCAGGGTGAGGAAGCAGGTTGGTAAGACCTGGTTGATACCTGTATCACTGGTTGGGGGGGCCAACGGGTATTCAGCATACCCTGTATCATTTAGTAGCGGCAGCATAGCTTCGCTTATCTATAGTGATGGATATATTGAGCTCCCAGAGGACCTGGATACCGCTGAAGCCGGGAGCAGGGTGAGGGTCTACTTGTTCAGGGATCCACCATCACCTGGGAGACTCAACATCATCGGGAGCAACGACCCATTACTCATGGAGTTGTTGAGGGCTACTGGGCTGGCTTACTCCAGCAGGGTGTTGAACACGGGTAGTCTTGCCGGCTGGCACGCCGTGGCAAGGGGTGAGGCGGATATAGCTCCAACCCACCTACTAGATGAGGAGACGCTGGTCTACAATATACCGTTCCTCAAGAAGTTCAACCTGGAGGGTAAAGCGGTATTGATCAGGGGCTTCGACAGGCTTATAGGGATAGTAACAGCTCCAGGTAACCCTAAGAAGATAGAAGGTATAGAGGACTTCCTTAGAAGCGACGTCAGGATAGTTAACAGGGTAAGGGGCTCCGGTATTAGGACTTACCTAGACCACCACCTCAAGAAGATACTTGATGAGAAGGGGGTGCCCTTCACAAGGGTGAGGGAGCTTGTTAAAGGCTATACATACGAGGTGAAAACGCATACAGCTGTAGCACTAGCAGTAAGGCAGGGGAGGGCTGATGCAGGAATAGCAGTAGGCTACGTGGCGGAACTATTCAACCTAGGCTTCAAACCGTTGACATGGGAGGAATACGACCTACTAGTACCCGTGGAGAAAATGGGGAAGCCAGGTGTAAGGAGACTCATAGATGCATTGGTAAACAAAGAAATAATCGAGCCGCTACTCCAAGGCAAATACGGTAAATACTACAGGATACCAGTGAACGCAGGAAAGCCGAAGCATAATAGATAG
- a CDS encoding DEAD/DEAH box helicase yields the protein MDIDALLGYGFPRGYIELLKTRGIRRLNPVQSEAVEKGLFTGGNLVVSAPTASGKTLIAELALVYNWLNHGKGVYLTPLRALASEKYGEFKTLEALGVRVGVSTGDYDEPVEYLSWYDIIVATYERFDSILRQKPSWLRDVGLVVIDEIHMASDPERGPIVEVIAARLLRQGTRIIGLSATIGNPEALAEWLNAVLVNTDWRPVRLVEGYLDKKKPGLVFPVDNRVESVDLENGDPFLDIPLHNVVELGLQTLVFIHNRRKVEDYAVEAARHLPMLPEDAVKLFISELEDAPTSIERDVLSDLIRRGVGFHHAGLSSIARSTVEKAFRSRLLKIVYATPTLAAGVNLPARRVLVSLKRYDASRGRRVNISISEYKQMAGRAGRPGYDEIGESVITDASSNSEALKYINGSPEPVAGKLLSERSLRIHVLSLVASGEASSIDEVSEILSSTLSMKQAKVSPFQSAKIMGAVKLLEELGMIEYSGNNSLKATRLGRVTSHTYLDPLSISIYRELKPVEPSDIYLLHVACLTPDFKRSSPYIQDKIVERLEDVALEMADQGMIPPPSKTSLDYEEWLDGFMHAMILYDWINEVSEDEIVSRYMIGPGDLYSMRDTASWIIHALARVEAVLGDIRFHKALDTLSRRIEEGVKEDALELITLRLIGRVRARILIQHGIKSLRDLAETPLSKIASLPKFGPRIAEEIDRQLRDLGYRIN from the coding sequence ATGGATATAGATGCACTACTAGGGTACGGTTTCCCCCGAGGATACATAGAGCTGTTAAAGACTAGGGGGATAAGAAGGCTGAACCCTGTTCAGAGCGAGGCAGTGGAGAAGGGGTTGTTCACCGGGGGAAATCTCGTTGTCTCAGCCCCAACAGCCTCCGGTAAAACACTCATAGCCGAGCTAGCCCTGGTCTACAACTGGCTGAACCATGGGAAGGGAGTATACCTAACGCCGTTGAGAGCGCTTGCCAGCGAGAAGTATGGGGAGTTCAAGACACTGGAGGCTCTAGGAGTGAGGGTAGGGGTTTCAACAGGCGACTACGATGAGCCAGTCGAGTACCTGAGCTGGTACGATATAATAGTGGCTACATACGAGAGATTCGACAGTATACTAAGGCAGAAGCCGAGCTGGCTCCGCGATGTCGGATTAGTAGTCATAGACGAGATCCATATGGCTAGCGACCCTGAACGAGGACCAATAGTAGAGGTTATAGCAGCCAGACTCCTTAGGCAAGGCACCAGGATCATAGGTCTCTCTGCCACAATAGGGAATCCAGAGGCTCTCGCAGAATGGCTTAACGCTGTGCTGGTTAACACCGATTGGAGGCCTGTGAGGCTTGTGGAGGGATACCTGGATAAGAAGAAGCCTGGATTAGTCTTCCCCGTGGATAATAGAGTGGAGAGCGTTGACCTGGAGAACGGGGATCCATTCTTAGACATACCACTACACAACGTGGTTGAACTAGGGTTACAGACACTGGTTTTCATACATAACAGGAGGAAGGTAGAGGATTATGCCGTAGAAGCCGCAAGACACCTTCCGATGCTCCCCGAGGATGCTGTAAAGCTATTTATCAGTGAACTAGAGGATGCGCCAACTAGTATTGAGAGAGACGTGCTTTCAGACCTTATCAGGAGAGGTGTTGGCTTCCATCATGCAGGATTATCCAGTATAGCTAGGAGCACTGTAGAGAAGGCTTTTAGGAGCAGGCTTCTCAAGATAGTCTACGCGACGCCGACCCTAGCTGCTGGAGTAAACCTTCCAGCTAGAAGGGTCCTGGTCTCCTTGAAACGCTATGATGCATCAAGGGGTAGGAGGGTGAATATAAGTATCTCGGAGTACAAGCAGATGGCTGGGAGGGCTGGAAGACCCGGCTATGATGAAATAGGTGAATCAGTGATCACTGATGCATCAAGCAATAGCGAGGCCTTGAAGTATATTAATGGATCCCCTGAGCCGGTTGCAGGCAAGCTTCTCAGTGAGAGAAGCCTCAGGATACATGTCTTATCACTAGTGGCTTCAGGTGAGGCGTCAAGCATCGATGAGGTATCAGAGATCCTTTCATCCACGCTCTCAATGAAGCAGGCTAAGGTCTCACCATTCCAATCAGCGAAGATAATGGGGGCCGTTAAACTACTCGAGGAGTTGGGCATGATTGAGTACTCCGGTAACAATTCCCTGAAAGCTACCAGGCTGGGCAGGGTGACATCCCACACCTACCTGGATCCCTTAAGCATAAGCATATACAGAGAGCTGAAACCAGTCGAGCCTTCGGACATCTACCTGCTCCACGTGGCCTGCTTAACACCGGACTTCAAGAGAAGTTCGCCATATATACAGGATAAGATCGTGGAGAGATTAGAAGACGTTGCTCTCGAGATGGCTGATCAGGGGATGATACCACCGCCCTCGAAAACCAGCCTAGACTATGAGGAGTGGTTGGATGGATTCATGCATGCCATGATACTCTACGACTGGATAAACGAGGTTTCAGAGGATGAAATAGTATCAAGATACATGATTGGCCCAGGAGACCTCTACAGCATGAGGGATACAGCATCATGGATCATCCATGCATTAGCCCGTGTAGAAGCGGTGCTGGGGGATATAAGGTTCCACAAAGCCCTCGACACGTTGTCGAGAAGGATCGAGGAAGGGGTAAAGGAGGATGCACTAGAGCTGATCACACTGAGGCTTATTGGAAGGGTTAGGGCAAGGATACTTATACAACACGGGATCAAGAGCCTCAGGGATCTAGCTGAGACACCGTTATCAAAGATAGCTTCCTTACCGAAGTTCGGTCCAAGGATAGCTGAGGAGATAGATAGACAGCTCAGGGACCTCGGCTATAGGATTAATTAA
- the upp gene encoding uracil phosphoribosyltransferase — protein MGRLIVIDNPLAKYYLTLLRKPGTTPGLFREYMRKLGFIMGYEVSRLLEWDRVFVDSDHGRAEGFYPYKPVYIIGVLGASIPFTHGLWDAMPWAGLGLVAARRVISENRVDAEIYYERMPSNLTAYTVIVVDPTLATGRTMVRVVEEVRARGGGRIIAATVLASRYGVEYFHSRFDEIPLLAIEVDPVLDKNYFIMPGIGDAGDRSLSADMAFEPRLGLEFSEPGEDRVE, from the coding sequence ATGGGTAGACTCATAGTCATCGATAACCCGCTAGCTAAATACTATCTAACACTACTCCGTAAACCAGGTACAACACCCGGACTCTTCAGGGAGTACATGAGAAAACTTGGATTCATAATGGGCTACGAGGTCTCAAGACTACTCGAGTGGGACAGGGTCTTCGTCGACTCCGATCATGGGAGGGCTGAGGGCTTCTATCCATATAAACCGGTTTACATAATAGGGGTGTTAGGCGCCTCGATACCCTTCACACACGGGTTATGGGATGCCATGCCCTGGGCTGGACTTGGGTTAGTTGCAGCGAGAAGAGTGATCAGTGAGAACAGGGTTGATGCGGAGATATATTATGAGAGGATGCCGAGCAACCTCACAGCTTACACAGTTATAGTAGTGGATCCAACGCTTGCCACAGGAAGGACAATGGTGAGGGTAGTTGAAGAAGTGCGTGCCAGGGGAGGAGGAAGAATCATTGCAGCCACAGTACTCGCCTCCCGCTACGGGGTAGAGTACTTCCACTCAAGGTTCGACGAGATACCATTGTTAGCCATAGAGGTGGATCCAGTTCTCGATAAAAACTATTTCATTATGCCAGGGATTGGTGACGCAGGAGATAGAAGCCTAAGCGCTGACATGGCTTTCGAGCCGAGGCTGGGGCTAGAGTTCAGTGAGCCTGGAGAGGATCGAGTCGAGTAA
- a CDS encoding P-loop NTPase — MIEDPRIHNIVRNLSSIRNVYAVVSSKGGVGKSTVSTLLALHASRRFETGLLDIDFTNPSTHILLNLNPGELKYEEEKGILPYDLKGLKYFSIVAYTMDKPLPLRGEAARSALRELLAIVKWGRLKLLFIDTPPGMSDEHLDLVYMLRDIVKPIVVSTPSILSVKSAARLVSVLREAGFKWIGFIENMGNESLRGNEVLGDVEYLGYIPYTPGIESCLGSRMVEACIDPGLLDSILSRLTEL; from the coding sequence GTGATCGAGGACCCGAGGATCCATAACATAGTCAGGAATCTCTCGAGCATAAGAAATGTATATGCTGTGGTGAGTAGCAAGGGGGGTGTGGGTAAATCAACTGTTTCGACACTCCTAGCTCTCCATGCTTCAAGGAGATTCGAGACAGGGCTGCTCGACATAGACTTCACTAACCCCTCAACACATATCCTGCTTAACTTGAACCCCGGCGAGTTAAAGTATGAAGAGGAGAAGGGGATCCTACCATATGATTTAAAAGGGTTGAAGTACTTCTCAATTGTAGCCTACACAATGGATAAACCCCTTCCTCTACGGGGTGAGGCGGCTAGGAGTGCTCTCAGGGAGCTACTGGCAATAGTTAAATGGGGCAGACTAAAACTCCTATTCATTGATACACCGCCAGGCATGAGTGACGAACACCTGGATCTAGTATACATGCTGAGAGACATCGTTAAACCCATAGTGGTTTCAACACCGAGCATCCTTTCTGTTAAAAGCGCCGCCAGATTAGTAAGCGTGCTGAGGGAGGCTGGGTTTAAATGGATTGGGTTTATCGAGAACATGGGGAATGAGTCTCTGAGAGGCAATGAGGTACTCGGGGATGTAGAGTACCTTGGCTACATACCTTACACACCGGGCATCGAGTCCTGCCTGGGCTCAAGGATGGTGGAGGCCTGTATAGATCCTGGGTTACTCGACTCGATCCTCTCCAGGCTCACTGAACTCTAG
- the hypA gene encoding hydrogenase nickel incorporation protein HypA, protein MVHEWALAESIIYHVMSQGYRKVKTLKIRLGILQGIDKEILGFSLRELASMNNIEIKDIVFEDEEPLLECSTCGYKWSLSPSALSEEEREAIHFVPEALYALVKCPKCGSRDFTIVKGRGVSSIEVVSE, encoded by the coding sequence ATGGTTCACGAGTGGGCTCTCGCAGAGTCAATAATATACCATGTTATGAGTCAGGGATATAGGAAAGTGAAGACGCTGAAGATAAGGCTGGGGATACTTCAAGGCATCGATAAGGAAATACTAGGGTTCAGCCTAAGGGAGCTGGCATCGATGAATAACATCGAGATCAAAGATATAGTGTTCGAGGACGAGGAACCCCTATTGGAGTGCAGTACATGCGGCTACAAGTGGAGCCTTAGCCCATCAGCACTAAGTGAGGAGGAGAGGGAAGCCATACACTTCGTGCCTGAAGCCCTCTACGCCCTGGTGAAGTGCCCTAAGTGTGGTAGCAGGGACTTCACCATAGTCAAGGGACGCGGAGTCTCCTCAATAGAGGTGGTGTCGGAGTGA
- a CDS encoding hydroxymethylglutaryl-CoA reductase, degradative produces MEKTSRIQGFYKLPLEERWRTVCEWAGLTEEECRTLSEFGNLPVKIGDSMIENVIGAMSYPFAVATNFLINGRDYLVPMVIEETSVVAAASNAARMLRHGKGILANAERQEMISQIHLVKVNSPRFKAMKIIEAKKELLDYAAQQDPTLLKYGGGPRDLEVRVMEHPALGGVIIVHLVVDVRDAMGANTVNTMAEAIAPLLEKITGGEARLRIVSNHAVYRVTRAWAATPVEEVGGLEVARRIMEASILAEIDPYRAVTHNKGIMNGVIAVALATGQDHRAIEAGAHAYASRTGVYKPLSYWEVTSDNYLAGSLEIPLQIGVVGGAVKVHPVAKIALKILGVNTARELAEVMAAVGLAQNLAALRALVTEGIQKGHMRLHARNLAIMAGASGDLIDKVAEKMIRDGRIRYDYAKQLVEKALQGEPLD; encoded by the coding sequence ATGGAGAAGACAAGCCGTATACAGGGCTTCTACAAGCTTCCCCTTGAAGAAAGATGGAGGACAGTCTGCGAGTGGGCTGGGCTAACAGAGGAAGAGTGCAGGACACTGAGTGAATTCGGTAATCTACCAGTTAAGATAGGGGACAGCATGATTGAGAACGTTATAGGCGCGATGAGCTATCCCTTCGCAGTAGCGACAAACTTCCTGATCAATGGGAGGGATTACCTTGTCCCAATGGTTATAGAGGAGACAAGCGTCGTAGCGGCTGCAAGCAATGCAGCCAGGATGCTTAGGCATGGGAAAGGGATACTTGCAAATGCTGAGAGACAGGAGATGATCAGCCAAATACACCTGGTTAAAGTAAACTCCCCACGCTTTAAAGCCATGAAGATTATCGAGGCCAAGAAGGAGCTACTGGACTACGCGGCACAGCAGGATCCAACCCTGCTAAAGTACGGCGGGGGTCCCAGGGACCTCGAGGTAAGAGTAATGGAGCACCCTGCTTTAGGCGGGGTCATAATAGTCCACCTAGTAGTAGACGTCAGAGATGCCATGGGTGCTAATACTGTTAACACGATGGCTGAAGCAATAGCCCCGCTTCTAGAGAAGATAACGGGTGGGGAAGCAAGGCTCAGAATAGTTTCAAACCACGCAGTATACAGGGTTACACGGGCATGGGCTGCGACACCTGTCGAAGAAGTGGGAGGCCTTGAAGTAGCCAGGAGGATAATGGAGGCATCTATACTCGCCGAGATAGATCCCTATAGGGCGGTAACCCATAACAAGGGCATAATGAATGGAGTAATAGCAGTAGCCCTCGCGACGGGACAGGATCACCGCGCCATAGAGGCTGGAGCCCATGCATACGCCTCTAGAACGGGGGTCTACAAGCCCCTCAGCTACTGGGAGGTAACAAGCGATAACTATCTTGCGGGAAGCCTTGAGATACCTCTCCAAATAGGCGTTGTTGGAGGAGCAGTCAAGGTACACCCTGTGGCAAAGATAGCATTGAAGATCCTAGGGGTAAACACGGCTAGGGAGCTCGCCGAGGTAATGGCTGCGGTGGGGCTAGCCCAGAACCTAGCCGCTCTAAGAGCCCTCGTGACAGAGGGTATTCAGAAAGGCCATATGAGGCTCCACGCCAGAAACCTCGCTATAATGGCTGGTGCATCAGGAGATCTAATAGATAAGGTAGCCGAGAAAATGATCAGGGACGGTAGAATAAGATACGACTACGCTAAACAACTAGTAGAGAAAGCACTACAGGGCGAGCCATTAGACTAG